A genomic window from Glycine soja cultivar W05 chromosome 10, ASM419377v2, whole genome shotgun sequence includes:
- the LOC114369679 gene encoding AP2-like ethylene-responsive transcription factor BBM, with protein MNRYDVKSILESSTLPIGGAAKRLKDADEQVDLTIMDPQTPHVDSNINILGASHHSLALHQPQPYSHLNYTYGQKFWIDSASVDNNNNSSGSNYVIYGGGDGYAIPMATPTFNIADDDDVVQNSRSNGLEHNDVKMLGYENVLSSSTDPYHARDLCYLSQPASGDTVKGSAYDACNTWVPFVIPSTLALRHTNDLCSGASPFTLLHE; from the coding sequence ATGAACAGATACGACGTTAAGAGCATACTTGAGAGCAGCACTTTGCCCATTGGTGGTGCTGCCAAACGTTTGAAAGATGCTGATGAACAGGTTGACCTCACCATCATGGATCCTCAAACCCCTCACGTGGATTCTAACATCAATATCCTTGGAGCTTCTCACCATTCTCTTGCATTACATCAACCTCAGCCTTATAGCCACTTGAATTACACTTATGGACAAAAGTTTTGGATTGATTCTGCTTCCGttgataataacaataatagctCTGGATCTAACTATGTCATTTATGGTGGTGGAGATGGTTACGCGATTCCCATGGCTACTCCTACGTTCAATattgcagatgatgatgatgttgttcaAAATAGTAGAAGCAACGGTCTTGAGCATAATGATGTGAAGATGCTTGGTTATGAAAATGTGCTCAGCTCCAGTACCGATCCTTATCATGCAAGGGACTTGTGTTATCTTTCGCAGCCAGCATCTGGTGATACTGTTAAGGGTAGTGCATATGATGCATGCAATACTTGGGTGCCATTTGTGATTCCAAGTACTCTTGCACTAAGGCATACCAATGATCTTTGCTCCGGAGCTTCACCGTTCACATTGTTGCATGAGTAG
- the LOC114371775 gene encoding AP2-like ethylene-responsive transcription factor BBM has translation MASMNWLDFSLSPQELPSQPLNDEEDHSQTVTPLLGFNSHEISVTECFDLSSFALVEAPNRNNTHHITPLDYWNTKGLGTSCSSNQNMDNNQQHPKLENFLLEKPATGGGGCPKNTNSIGLSMIKTWLRKQMSSQSDAANTSLSMSTTRVSESGTVALPLLTAGEESSSSKSKQSGILNVDTVSRKSADTFGKRTSIYRGVSRHRWTGRYEAHLWDNSSRREGKTSKGKQGGYDKEEKAARAYDLAALKYWGATTTTTNFPVNFMFSL, from the exons gatcacTCTCAAACGGTGACCCCTCTCCTTGGTTTCAACTCCCACGAAATCTCAGTCACCGAATGCTTTGATCTCTCTTCATTTGCCTTAGTAGAAGCACCCAACAGAAACAATACTCATCATATAACTCCTCTAG aTTATTGGAACACAAAGGGTTTGGGAACTTCATGCAGCAGTAACCAAAACATGGACAATAACCAACAACACCCGAAACTCgaaaattttcttttggaaaaaccgGCAACCGGGGGTGGCGGTTGTCCAAAAAACACCAACTCTATAGGGTTGTCCATGATAAAGACATGGCTGAGGAAACAAATGTCATCACAGTCAGATGCTGCAAACACATCACTTTCCATGAGCACTACTAGAGTGTCAGAGTCTGGCACAGTAGCATTGCCCCTTCTAACAGCGGGTGAAGAGAGTTCCTCCTCGAAGAGTAAGCAAAGCGGAATTCTTAATGTTGACACTGTGTCCAGAAAATCCGCTgacacatttggaaagaggacttcCATATACCGTGGTGTAAGCAG GCATAGATGGACGGGTAGATACGAGGCTCACCTGTGGGACAATAGTAGTAGAAGAGAGGGGAAAACTAGCAAAGGAAAGCAAG GAGGTTATgataaagaagaaaaagcaGCTAGAGCGTATGATTTGGCGGCACTGAAATACTGGGGAGcaacgacaacaacaacaaattttcCAGTAAATTTTATGTTCTCACTCTGA